A stretch of the Chlamydia pecorum E58 genome encodes the following:
- a CDS encoding polymorphic outer membrane protein middle domain-containing protein gives MKCSLHRLLVSSAIALPFSSFSLFSAETPLGSADSYSGSGNTVQFTPKATNDSAGTTYSCTGDMSIYNAGSSGSPLSSACFQEQAGDLTFDGNGYSMSFNTINVAASNPGAINAKGADKTLTLMDFSTLSFIASPSSTTGTGAIESAGTINLTNNNYVTFINNASTTTGGATCSQGNCTISGNQTVLFDSNKTSGSNINGGAICCFKQPPAVPPPAPILTIKDNNEVTFINNTASGSGGAIYAQSLTLSSEGKGVLFTNNTASATSSPKGGAIAIADNGEISLSADGGNITFNGNTTNTTGGAGTPTRNAIDLGSQAKFTVLRATEGNSIYFYDPITGDSAASSGDLNINNPESSATYGGSIVFSGEKLSETEKQQSSGANLKSTFKQPVTLKSGSLVLKDGVTVDTNTFTQESGSTLLMDAGTTLSASTASVTVTNLAVNMSSLNGTDKVTLSATASSQNVTLSGPITLMDDGGNAYENPDLRNSQDFSFVELSAGSTGGAGTATPPDSNNTNPQITEQTPQHYGYQGTWAVKWVPGTGAGGGTAPQTQTATLSWAKTGYIPNPQKRGNLVPNSLWGVFVDVRSIQEVMKRSSDSLNEGRGIWASAIGNFFHRDNINKGSEIQQGFRHRSAGYIIGASTPTIEDNVLNLAFCQLFGRDKDRLVTKNHITSYAGSINFQHEGRLDYITNLLPQGSYSAWGPIALMLNAQLTYCHSSNDMKTSYTQPTPQEVQSSWGNDGLGMEIGGLVSIPTQHFRWFSSYSPFVKVQLTYAHQEDFKESGEAARSFETSDLFNFGMPIGIKLEKSMGLSSYDLSIAYVPDIIRSNPDCTTTLIISGDSWQTFGTNLARNALLIRAGNYFTFSDTWEMFSQFAFELKSSSRSYSVDLGSKIRF, from the coding sequence ATGAAATGTTCTCTGCATAGGCTGTTGGTTTCTTCAGCCATAGCCCTCCCTTTTTCTAGTTTTTCTTTATTTTCTGCAGAAACCCCTTTAGGCTCTGCGGATAGCTACAGCGGAAGTGGAAATACAGTGCAGTTTACTCCTAAAGCCACTAATGACAGTGCAGGAACAACGTACTCCTGTACTGGAGATATGTCTATTTATAATGCAGGAAGCAGTGGAAGCCCACTCTCTTCTGCGTGTTTTCAGGAACAAGCTGGAGACTTAACATTTGATGGCAATGGCTATTCCATGTCCTTTAACACTATTAATGTGGCAGCAAGTAATCCTGGAGCTATAAATGCTAAAGGTGCGGATAAAACCTTGACTCTTATGGATTTTTCTACCCTATCCTTTATTGCTTCTCCATCAAGCACTACAGGAACTGGAGCGATTGAATCTGCAGGGACTATTAATCTTACGAACAATAACTATGTTACCTTCATAAATAACGCTTCCACAACTACTGGAGGCGCCACCTGCTCACAAGGAAACTGTACGATTTCAGGGAATCAAACTGTCCTCTTTGATAGCAATAAAACCTCTGGATCGAATATCAATGGCGGAGCTATTTGCTGCTTCAAGCAACCACCAGCAGTTCCTCCTCCAGCTCCTATACTCACTATCAAAGACAATAACGAAGTTACCTTTATAAACAATACTGCTTCAGGAAGTGGAGGCGCAATTTATGCACAAAGCCTTACCCTATCTAGTGAAGGTAAGGGTGTGCTCTTTACCAATAACACTGCAAGCGCAACGTCATCACCAAAAGGTGGGGCGATTGCGATTGCTGACAATGGAGAAATTAGTCTCTCTGCAGATGGAGGTAATATTACCTTTAATGGCAATACAACTAATACGACTGGAGGAGCAGGAACCCCTACTAGAAACGCTATTGATTTAGGGAGTCAAGCCAAGTTTACTGTCCTTAGAGCTACTGAAGGAAATTCGATTTACTTCTATGATCCTATTACAGGAGATTCTGCTGCTTCATCAGGCGACTTAAACATCAATAATCCTGAAAGTTCAGCAACTTACGGAGGCTCCATTGTTTTTTCAGGAGAAAAGCTCTCTGAAACGGAAAAACAACAAAGTTCAGGTGCAAATCTTAAGTCTACGTTTAAACAACCTGTAACTTTAAAAAGTGGCTCTCTAGTTTTAAAAGATGGCGTTACAGTAGATACAAATACATTTACTCAAGAATCAGGCTCTACCCTGCTAATGGATGCGGGTACTACCCTATCTGCAAGCACAGCGAGTGTTACAGTGACTAACCTTGCTGTGAACATGAGTTCCTTAAACGGAACAGATAAAGTGACACTTTCAGCTACTGCTAGCAGTCAAAACGTAACACTATCAGGTCCCATTACGTTAATGGATGATGGTGGCAATGCCTACGAAAATCCCGATCTAAGAAATTCTCAAGACTTTAGTTTTGTAGAGCTCTCTGCAGGTTCTACAGGAGGAGCAGGAACTGCAACTCCACCTGATAGTAACAATACTAATCCTCAGATAACAGAGCAAACTCCACAACACTATGGCTATCAAGGAACATGGGCTGTGAAGTGGGTCCCAGGCACTGGCGCGGGAGGAGGAACTGCTCCACAAACACAAACAGCAACTTTGTCTTGGGCAAAAACAGGATATATTCCCAATCCACAAAAACGAGGAAACCTTGTTCCCAATAGTCTTTGGGGAGTGTTTGTAGACGTTCGCTCTATCCAAGAGGTAATGAAAAGAAGTTCAGACTCTCTAAATGAAGGAAGGGGCATCTGGGCTTCTGCTATTGGAAACTTCTTCCATAGGGATAACATTAACAAGGGCTCTGAAATCCAACAGGGATTCCGTCATCGATCTGCAGGGTACATTATCGGAGCAAGCACACCTACAATAGAGGACAATGTCTTAAATCTTGCTTTTTGCCAGCTTTTCGGAAGAGATAAAGACCGCCTCGTTACGAAAAATCATATTACTTCGTATGCAGGCTCTATAAACTTCCAACACGAAGGTCGTTTAGACTACATCACAAACCTCCTTCCTCAAGGGTCTTATAGTGCTTGGGGGCCAATAGCTCTAATGCTGAACGCACAATTAACTTACTGTCATTCTAGCAATGACATGAAAACATCATACACACAGCCAACCCCCCAAGAAGTTCAAAGTAGTTGGGGAAATGATGGGTTAGGGATGGAAATAGGAGGGCTTGTTTCCATTCCTACTCAACATTTTCGATGGTTTTCATCCTACTCACCTTTTGTGAAAGTACAACTCACCTATGCTCACCAAGAAGACTTTAAAGAATCTGGAGAAGCAGCTCGCTCTTTCGAAACTAGCGATCTTTTCAACTTCGGCATGCCTATAGGAATAAAACTAGAGAAATCTATGGGATTGTCCTCATATGATCTTTCTATTGCTTATGTTCCTGATATTATTCGAAGTAATCCAGATTGCACAACTACGCTCATCATTAGTGGGGATTCTTGGCAAACCTTCGGAACAAACTTGGCTAGAAATGCTCTACTTATTCGTGCGGGAAATTACTTTACATTTTCCGACACTTGGGAAATGTTTAGCCAGTTTGCCTTTGAACTCAAAAGCTCTTCCAGAAGCTACAGTGTAGATCTTGGAAGTAAAATTCGGTTCTAA
- a CDS encoding autotransporter domain-containing protein, whose protein sequence is MRTSFSWLFVPSLTLSLPFSLSAATTNLSSQNSFNGTGTFSPTTLNDSTEDILNFLGDVSISNAGSGTALTASCFGQTAGDFTLQGNGFSLSFNSITAQDSVDGVAISATATNPGKALSLLGFSNLFFTLSPASGGGIGTGTGKGAVNSTGSALLQGNKNVIFSKNTTTENGGALHAAGTVTCTNNASLSFQQNTATTNGGALYTTGEVILSDTSGSVTFIGNSAALGGALYCQGNGFITNNFLVDFEGNSTTGTTGNGGAIYCSQATPTQPPQAPATPAPVLTISGNQYVNFLNNSATSNGGAIYTNKLVLSAGGPTLFQGNTVTNDTTAKGGAIAIAENGVISLSADSGDITFSGNKTITGTAGSQQTTTRNAIDLGNAATFSQLRASAGNAIFFYDPITSSTTQTPTPALSTLNINGPDTTNNPSYQGTIVFSGEQLSTEEAARAENLKSTIKQNVELSGGSLVLKQGVTLVASSFTQQSSSSLIMDTGTTLESEGDLTVTNLAINVASLDPSKQAKLKAGSNKKITLSGTVTLSDPTGSAYENLMFDKDATFSFLSLEVTPANADTAGLSLTPSSPEGHYGYQGTWSLTLGSGQNPQAATLSWVKSGYTPNPQRVTSLVPNSLWGSYSDMRAFQSVLETCCYHEHDAWELWGAGIANFLHRDHTATNRQYHHTSAGYVLGASRSLSSQTLVSLAFGELYGNDKDRFVAQNHATIYGGSLYLQHVGQYSPFRFFFNKLLSEKHAQKCIFKAQLSYSYADNSLTTRYTFAPKVQGSWSNDCLAAELISTFPMDFYKGTHGFYSFSPIVKAEVIYAHQKDFKESGNNGRHFASSDLLNFSLPIGLTFERKLHAVTLHTTLLYVGDVYRRNPHGLTTLIQNNASWETFGTNLARQAFIARAGAHLAMTQNCEIFSKCAFELRSSSRTYNVHLGGKLFF, encoded by the coding sequence ATGAGAACTTCGTTTTCTTGGTTGTTTGTTCCTTCCTTAACCCTTTCTCTTCCCTTCTCTCTTTCTGCCGCAACCACGAACCTCTCCTCACAAAACAGCTTTAATGGAACAGGAACGTTCTCTCCAACAACACTCAACGATTCTACTGAGGATATTTTAAATTTTCTTGGAGATGTTTCTATCTCCAATGCTGGCTCTGGTACAGCACTAACTGCCAGCTGCTTTGGACAAACAGCTGGAGACTTTACTTTACAAGGAAACGGCTTTTCCTTAAGTTTTAACTCCATTACTGCTCAAGACTCTGTTGATGGGGTTGCTATTAGCGCTACAGCAACAAATCCAGGCAAAGCCTTATCTCTTTTAGGGTTTTCCAATCTCTTTTTTACGCTATCTCCAGCATCAGGAGGAGGAATAGGGACAGGAACAGGGAAGGGTGCAGTAAACTCTACAGGATCTGCTCTCCTTCAGGGAAACAAAAACGTCATCTTTTCTAAAAATACAACAACGGAAAACGGTGGGGCTCTTCATGCTGCAGGGACAGTCACCTGCACAAACAATGCTTCTCTTTCATTTCAACAGAACACTGCAACTACCAATGGCGGTGCCTTATACACTACGGGAGAAGTTATTCTTAGTGATACCTCGGGTTCGGTAACATTTATAGGAAACTCCGCAGCTTTAGGTGGCGCTCTGTATTGTCAAGGCAATGGCTTTATCACCAATAACTTCCTTGTTGATTTTGAAGGGAACAGCACTACAGGAACGACAGGAAACGGCGGGGCGATTTACTGCAGCCAAGCAACACCAACTCAGCCTCCTCAAGCTCCCGCAACGCCAGCTCCTGTATTGACAATATCCGGGAACCAGTACGTAAACTTCCTCAACAACTCTGCAACCAGCAATGGCGGAGCGATCTACACCAACAAGCTGGTTTTGTCTGCGGGAGGGCCGACGCTCTTTCAAGGAAATACAGTTACGAATGACACCACAGCGAAAGGAGGCGCCATTGCGATTGCAGAAAATGGTGTAATTAGCCTTTCTGCAGATTCTGGAGACATTACCTTTTCAGGGAACAAAACCATCACAGGAACTGCAGGTTCTCAGCAAACAACTACGAGAAACGCCATAGACCTTGGAAATGCTGCTACTTTTTCTCAACTTCGCGCCTCTGCAGGGAATGCGATCTTTTTCTATGATCCGATTACCTCTTCCACAACACAAACACCAACTCCAGCTCTGTCTACTTTAAATATCAATGGTCCAGATACTACAAACAATCCCTCCTACCAAGGAACTATTGTTTTCTCTGGAGAGCAACTGAGTACAGAAGAAGCGGCTCGAGCAGAAAATCTCAAATCAACAATTAAACAAAATGTGGAGTTGTCAGGAGGAAGTTTAGTCCTTAAACAGGGCGTGACTCTTGTGGCCTCTTCATTTACCCAACAAAGCTCCTCTTCTCTCATTATGGACACAGGAACCACATTGGAGAGTGAAGGGGATTTAACTGTTACCAATCTCGCTATTAATGTCGCTTCCTTGGATCCTAGTAAACAGGCCAAATTAAAAGCAGGCTCAAATAAAAAAATCACTCTATCTGGGACTGTGACTCTTTCCGACCCTACGGGGAGTGCTTACGAAAACCTGATGTTTGATAAAGACGCAACGTTTTCCTTTTTATCTTTGGAGGTCACACCTGCAAATGCCGATACTGCAGGCTTGAGTTTAACGCCATCATCTCCAGAGGGGCATTATGGCTATCAGGGGACGTGGTCCTTGACGTTAGGGAGCGGTCAAAATCCACAAGCAGCAACGTTATCCTGGGTGAAATCGGGGTATACTCCTAATCCTCAAAGGGTGACCTCTTTGGTCCCGAATAGCCTTTGGGGATCCTATAGTGACATGCGAGCTTTTCAAAGCGTCTTAGAAACATGTTGCTATCATGAACACGACGCCTGGGAACTCTGGGGAGCAGGAATTGCGAATTTCCTCCATCGCGATCATACAGCAACAAACCGCCAGTATCACCACACTAGCGCTGGCTATGTTCTTGGAGCCTCAAGGTCTTTATCTTCACAAACGTTAGTGAGCTTAGCTTTTGGTGAGCTTTATGGAAATGATAAGGACCGCTTTGTTGCACAAAATCATGCAACAATCTACGGAGGTTCTTTATACCTTCAACATGTTGGGCAGTACTCCCCCTTTAGGTTCTTTTTCAATAAGCTGCTCTCTGAAAAACATGCACAGAAGTGCATTTTCAAAGCTCAGCTTAGCTACAGCTATGCTGATAACTCCCTAACAACACGCTATACTTTTGCTCCTAAAGTTCAAGGGAGTTGGAGTAATGACTGCCTAGCTGCAGAGCTTATCAGTACGTTTCCAATGGATTTCTACAAAGGAACTCATGGGTTCTATAGTTTTTCTCCTATAGTAAAAGCAGAAGTGATCTATGCCCACCAAAAAGATTTCAAAGAATCCGGAAATAACGGAAGACATTTTGCTAGCAGTGATCTTCTGAACTTTTCGCTTCCCATAGGCTTAACCTTTGAAAGGAAGCTCCATGCAGTCACTCTCCATACTACGCTTCTTTACGTAGGAGATGTGTATCGGAGAAATCCTCATGGTCTTACTACCCTCATACAGAACAATGCCTCTTGGGAAACTTTTGGAACAAATCTTGCCAGACAAGCCTTCATTGCACGTGCGGGCGCCCACCTAGCCATGACACAAAACTGCGAAATCTTTAGCAAATGTGCTTTTGAGTTGAGAAGCTCTTCTCGAACTTATAATGTACACCTTGGCGGCAAGCTCTTTTTCTAA
- a CDS encoding polymorphic outer membrane protein middle domain-containing protein, whose product MGSKYLLVQQKHARMNPMSSRLLISSTLLSFSLGFSVYAANVDLKESFNGSDGGTFTPKATTDAQGTTYTLLNDISISSAGNTTTQLTSSCFNDTAGALTFLGKGYSLIFNTINAGANPGAIKTTTDKAISLSNFSYLSFIKSPASTVSTGTGAIVSGGALTIENSAYLLALQNFSTNEGGAFNSKGCTLSGISGYATFQGNSSSKAGGALYSSGDLSITNNSGPILFTQNSAQETGGGAIASTQTTTISNNGAIVFSQNTATGTNANGGAISCTTTTAGGGGGGAPAAPAPKLTLEGNASVTFSNNTAQGNGGAVYANSLSVESNGEVSFFNNTSGNTTTAGKGGAIAIADNGTLTLSADKGNIIFNGNTVIATGNSPTTTHNAINLASTATITNLRASSGNSIFFYDPITNDPTAGNPPNPPATPLVLNEASNSQSYSGSIVFSGEKLSETEAAEAANLTSTINQPATLASGSLVLKSGVTTKFSGFTQDPNAFVVMDAGTTLETTAEDLSLTRLNINVDSLDGTKKVTVKTSGSNKNVTISGPISLVDAQGNFYESHNLQNPQVYSLLDVTANGTGTATVAAIPTTITPAEHYGYQGYWSLAWTLSGTTQSAKATWTQTGYTPNPERKTALVPNSLWGNAIDIRSLHKLMKNHTEDASVYQHFWVSGMANFFHQDRRDSRQGFRHLSGGCVVGINALMPSEDLLSLAYCQLSGRDKDHVVTKNYSDIYGATLHYQHTASLFNILDTFWGHAQTPPKILSLISPSQHVVFDAHLTYTHADNHLKTLYSSLPMVKGSWRNNNFGIECGAALAAEALSSLQKISYAPFIHLQYFYGRQQRFQEVRSPESRYFTPSELINFAIPIGITFERTSKITPSKQSLTFTYSVDAYRKNPEGLVGLVVSDASWTVLGANLARQAISAQLSNHFLFNPFFETFYQCAFEFRGSSRLYNFDIGTSFVF is encoded by the coding sequence ATGGGCTCAAAATATCTCCTAGTTCAACAAAAGCATGCACGTATGAATCCTATGTCTTCTCGGCTACTGATTTCTTCTACTTTACTCTCTTTTTCTTTGGGGTTTTCAGTATATGCTGCTAATGTAGACCTTAAGGAAAGTTTTAATGGATCCGATGGAGGAACATTCACACCTAAAGCAACCACGGATGCCCAAGGAACTACCTATACCCTTCTTAATGATATTTCTATCTCTTCTGCTGGAAATACAACTACCCAATTAACCTCTAGCTGTTTCAATGATACAGCTGGAGCCCTTACCTTTCTAGGTAAGGGCTATTCCCTTATATTCAATACGATCAATGCTGGGGCGAATCCAGGCGCTATAAAAACCACTACAGATAAAGCAATTTCGCTATCAAATTTCTCTTATCTTTCCTTTATCAAATCTCCTGCAAGTACTGTAAGCACAGGAACTGGAGCTATAGTTTCTGGAGGGGCGTTAACTATAGAAAACTCTGCATATCTCCTTGCGTTGCAGAATTTTTCGACTAATGAAGGTGGAGCATTTAACTCCAAAGGCTGTACCCTCTCGGGGATCTCTGGTTATGCTACATTTCAAGGGAACTCCTCAAGTAAGGCTGGAGGAGCGCTATACTCTTCTGGAGATCTCTCCATCACTAACAATTCTGGCCCTATACTTTTCACCCAAAACTCTGCACAAGAAACAGGTGGGGGTGCGATAGCTTCCACACAAACAACAACGATATCTAATAATGGGGCAATAGTCTTTAGCCAAAACACCGCCACAGGAACTAATGCCAATGGCGGAGCTATCAGCTGCACGACCACCACCGCTGGTGGTGGGGGAGGAGGAGCTCCAGCAGCGCCAGCACCAAAACTCACACTAGAAGGGAATGCTTCCGTAACGTTTAGTAACAATACTGCCCAAGGAAACGGAGGAGCAGTTTATGCAAATAGCCTCTCTGTAGAATCTAATGGCGAGGTTTCTTTTTTTAACAATACAAGCGGCAACACTACTACAGCAGGTAAGGGTGGGGCGATTGCAATTGCTGACAATGGAACACTGACTCTCTCTGCAGATAAAGGGAACATAATTTTTAATGGCAACACTGTCATTGCCACTGGCAATTCACCTACTACAACACACAACGCTATAAATCTTGCTAGCACAGCAACCATTACAAATTTACGTGCATCTTCAGGAAATAGCATTTTCTTCTATGATCCGATTACTAATGATCCAACAGCAGGAAATCCCCCTAACCCACCAGCAACGCCCCTAGTTTTGAATGAAGCTTCAAATTCTCAGTCTTATTCTGGATCTATTGTTTTTTCTGGGGAAAAGCTCAGTGAAACAGAGGCTGCAGAAGCAGCTAATCTCACCTCAACGATAAATCAACCAGCGACTCTTGCGAGTGGGAGTTTAGTCTTGAAATCTGGGGTGACGACGAAGTTTTCCGGTTTCACTCAAGATCCAAATGCTTTTGTTGTTATGGATGCGGGGACGACTCTAGAAACTACAGCTGAGGATCTCTCCCTCACACGTTTAAATATCAATGTAGATTCTCTAGATGGGACAAAAAAGGTCACCGTAAAGACCTCAGGATCTAATAAAAATGTGACGATTTCAGGTCCTATTAGTCTGGTAGATGCCCAAGGAAACTTTTACGAGAGTCACAATCTGCAAAATCCCCAGGTATATTCTCTTCTTGATGTTACGGCAAATGGCACAGGAACAGCAACCGTAGCTGCGATTCCTACGACAATAACTCCTGCAGAACACTATGGCTATCAAGGATACTGGTCCTTAGCTTGGACCCTATCGGGAACAACACAGTCTGCAAAGGCAACTTGGACACAAACAGGCTATACTCCCAATCCTGAAAGAAAGACTGCATTAGTTCCAAATAGCTTATGGGGGAACGCTATCGATATCCGTTCTCTTCACAAGCTTATGAAAAACCATACGGAAGATGCCTCTGTATATCAGCACTTCTGGGTGTCGGGAATGGCGAATTTCTTCCATCAAGATCGCAGGGATTCCCGTCAGGGCTTCCGTCACCTCTCTGGTGGTTGCGTTGTTGGAATTAACGCGTTGATGCCCTCGGAGGATCTTCTTTCCCTAGCTTACTGTCAGCTTTCAGGGAGAGATAAGGACCATGTTGTTACGAAAAACTACTCTGACATTTATGGTGCGACCCTACATTACCAACATACAGCAAGTCTCTTTAATATTTTAGATACCTTCTGGGGACATGCGCAAACACCACCGAAGATTCTTTCTTTAATCTCGCCAAGTCAACATGTCGTTTTCGATGCACATCTTACCTATACGCATGCTGACAACCATTTAAAAACCCTCTATTCTTCTCTCCCCATGGTTAAAGGATCTTGGAGAAACAACAACTTTGGTATCGAATGTGGTGCTGCCTTAGCTGCAGAAGCCTTGTCCTCTCTTCAGAAGATTTCTTATGCACCCTTTATTCATCTGCAATATTTTTATGGCCGCCAACAACGTTTCCAAGAAGTACGTTCTCCCGAAAGTCGTTACTTTACACCTAGCGAGCTGATTAACTTTGCGATTCCTATTGGGATCACATTCGAAAGAACATCAAAAATTACCCCCAGCAAGCAATCTCTCACGTTTACCTACAGTGTGGATGCCTATCGTAAAAATCCCGAAGGGCTTGTGGGGCTTGTTGTTAGCGATGCTTCCTGGACAGTCCTAGGAGCAAACCTCGCAAGACAAGCAATCTCAGCACAGCTTTCCAACCACTTCCTCTTTAATCCATTTTTTGAAACTTTTTACCAATGTGCTTTTGAATTTCGAGGCTCCTCGCGTCTCTATAACTTCGATATAGGAACTAGCTTTGTATTCTGA